One part of the Mytilus trossulus isolate FHL-02 chromosome 11, PNRI_Mtr1.1.1.hap1, whole genome shotgun sequence genome encodes these proteins:
- the LOC134690136 gene encoding uncharacterized protein LOC134690136: protein MSSDKPVPCGPCQEGMVNTKADIWCNNCDEGLCSTCSSHHKQSRGTRNHKTIDIKSYKPSIPAIQTECDKHGQQLNLYCPSHLMPCCDKCISTSHSKCTGIKSLASVVEITKIEESTQSIVKQIDSIKHFLDKLIENKSINISRGEKENKNIQKLIADLRKKINNHLINLEKKFCNEADVNLNQEKLKATDFMAEIEGKQKQLKEMQDHLHTVISNSSKLQSFLEVHQIEQQVHQCQQYVDDLENDKRIKDFDIKMKQNDEIEKILSQLESLETLGEVAVVKTDTDLNRATSVRRKAQVESREQSNINNMTMTIETKIDLNINRQISDMICLMDGRVIVVELDSNVYVLTDNGELEKQVPISGDAVSVTQINQNTIAITYPEEKAIKIFNMDSETVTKVITLNKKCYDLSFSMNSMVVGLSIDEIRIIDLEGNSLKSVHVQCTSRLIYLIYCNDRVTYSDYVGNAVYCVDGSGKQIWDYQQDLRGPKGLCTDVYGNIIVADQYSDRIIMISKDGQTSKVLISEEEGLRKPQCICLKPNDSSGYIWCDYYNTYLTKFNLSSG from the coding sequence ATGTCGTCCGATAAACCTGTACCATGTGGACCTTGTCAAGAAGGAATGGTAAACACTAAAGCTGACATCTGGTGTAACAACTGTGATGAAGGACTGTGCTCAACATGTTCCAGTCATCACAAACAGTCCAGAGGAACACGAAATCATAAGACTATTGATATCAAAAGCTATAAACCATCCATTCCTGCTATTCAGACTGAATGTGACAAACATGGTCAACAACTCAACTTGTATTGCCCCAGTCATTTAATGCCTTGCTGTGATAAATGTATTTCCACTAGTCATTCGAAATGTACTGGAATAAAAAGTTTAGCTAGTGTTGTGgagataacaaaaattgaagAGTCAACACAGTCCATAGTAAAACAAATTGACTCCATAAAACACTTTTTGGATAAAttgattgaaaacaaatctataAACATAAGCAGAggtgaaaaagaaaacaaaaacatccaAAAACTTATTGCTGATCTTcgcaagaaaataaataatcatttaatCAACCTGGAGAAGAAGTTTTGTAATGAAGCAGACGTCAACTTGAATCAGGAAAAATTGAAAGCAACAGATTTCATGGCTGAAATTGAAGGAAAACAGAAACAATTAAAGGAAATGCAAGACCACTTACACACAGTCATATCTAACAGTTCAAAACTGCAATCATTTCTTGAAGTACATCAGATTGAACAACAAGTACACCAATGTCAACAATATGTCGATGATCTAGAAAATGATAAGAGGATCAAAGATTTTGACATCAAAATGAAGCAAAAtgacgaaatagaaaaaatactaAGCCAGTTAGAATCATTGGAAACTCTGGGAGAAGTAGCGGTTGTTAAAACTGATACAGACTTGAATAGAGCTACAAGTGTAAGGAGGAAAGCACAAGTAGAATCAAGAGAACAATCCAACATTAACAACATGACCATGACAATTGAGACAAAGATAGACCTCAACATAAATAGACAGATTAGTGACATGATTTGTCTGATGGATGGAAGAGTTATAGTAGTCGAATTGGATAGTAATGTTTATGTACTTACTGACAATGGCGAACTTGAGAAACAGGTTCCTATATCTGGTGATGCTGTCAGTGTCACACAAATCAATCAGAACACAATTGCCATAACTTATCCGGAAGAGAAAGCCATTAAGATCTTCAATATGGACAGTGAAACCGTTACCAAAGTAATcactttaaacaaaaaatgctATGATTTATCATTCTCTATGAATTCTATGGTAGTAGGTTTGAGTATTGATGAGATCCGTATTATAGACTTGGAAGGAAATTCACTGAAATCAGTACATGTTCAGTGTACATCACGCCTGATTTACCTTATCTACTGTAATGACAGAGTAACCTATAGTGACTATGTTGGTAATGCAGTATACTGTGTGGATGGATCAGGTAAACAGATCTGGGACTATCAACAGGATTTGAGAGGACCAAAGGGACTATGTACAGATGTTTATGGTAACATTATTGTAGCAGACCAATACTCTGATAGAATAATAATGATATCAAAAGATGGACAGACTAGTAAAGTATTGATTAGTGAAGAGGAAGGACTAAGGAAACCTCAGTGTATTTGTTTAAAACCTAATGATTCTTCAGGTTATATTTGGTGTGATTACTATAACACATACTTGACAAAGTTCAATTTATCTTCTGGATAA